ctttttggtatttatgttatatacttgtttgtcatgatctaataaataaagtccattgactaatctagcagatccataaaacatctctttaaaataaaacgaacaactattgtcttttattaaaaaggaaaatcccttagcatctaagcaagaaactgaaatgatgtttttagtaagacttggaacatggaaacattcttccagttccaaaactagcccggagggcaacgacaaatagtaagttcctacagctaatgcagcaatccgtgctccatttcccactcgtaggttgacttcacccttgcttaactttctacttcttcttagtccctgtgaattggaacataagtgtgagccacaacctgtatctaatacccaagaagttgaattagcaagtatacagtctataacgaaaatacctgaagatggaacgactgttccgttcttctgatcttcctttagcttcaagcaatctctcttccaatgccccttcttcttgcagtagaagcattcggattcagaagtgggttgactgaccttcctctttacagatttggcgccagtttgcttagttgggctggccttgttgccacctttcttagcattcctcttctttccagatttcttgaacttgcccccacgcaccataagcacatcctgcttatcacttttgagcgtcttttcagcggtcttcagcataccgtgaagctcagtgagcgttttgtccagactattcatactgtagttcagtttgaactgatcatacccgctatgaagagaatggaggatggtgtctatagccatttcctgagaaaattgctgatccagccgactcatattctcaatgagtccaatcattttgagaacatgtggacttacgggctcgcctttcttaagcttggtctcaagaat
This Spinacia oleracea cultivar Varoflay chromosome 6, BTI_SOV_V1, whole genome shotgun sequence DNA region includes the following protein-coding sequences:
- the LOC130463832 gene encoding glycine-rich RNA-binding protein RZ1B-like, coding for MVRGGKFKKSGKKRNAKKGGNKASPTKQTGAKSVKRKVSQPTSESECFYCKKKGHWKRDCLKLKEDQKNGTVVPSSGTKKK